The Chelmon rostratus isolate fCheRos1 chromosome 9, fCheRos1.pri, whole genome shotgun sequence sequence GGCTGCTATTAAAGGTCGCTGAGCAGTTTGTAAACaatgctagctaacgttagccaacAAGATAAGTGTTGCCGAAAATATTGATTAAGCTAATGACATATTAGCCACACAGCTGTTCATAGCTTAGCTTGTTTTTATGTTATCTGCAATACTAACAACCTTTACAGCCGAGTTTCATACATTTTAACTCCTTTCATCCCTGAACTAACACTAGCTCCGGTTGGAAATTGTTATCTGGAGGTATTTCTGCAGGAATACATTATTTGCTAGATGTTTAAATCAGTTAATTGTGAAAAGACgtggtgtttgtttgagttCCACTTATACAACTGTGATACGTGTGTTTAGTGGGAAACGAGTTAACGGGCAACACCAACCTCATCACGCACTACAATCTGGAGCACGCCTACAACAAATTCTGTGGGAAGAAGGTGAAGGAGAAGCTCAGCAACTTTCTGCCAGAGTTACCAGGTGGGTTTTTAGTAGGAACCAAAGTGGCCCACAGCCACAAGTGTTAATGATGGGGACTTCACACACCTGATTAGGAAGCAGTGGATACAACAACCAGTTTCCAGGTGTTGTTCATTCCAGTGTAATTCACCTCATTGGAAACTCCATGGCTGTTATCTTAAAGGGTCAAAACTCTAGAAGCCCTTATGCAACATTAAGACCGACTTTGTCACCTTAACAGACAAACCACTTTACAAGTTTGCCTCTCATTCATACGTTTGCACAGATGGTGGCAGAGTAGCAAAGTGATGGCCTGCTCATGAACAATGTCTCAGGTGAAACAGTGACAGCAACAAGCAGAAAAGTGTTGTGCTACAAGTGTTGCTGTAGTTTTGACCTTTCAAGACCACTCTGTGAAGACCCCAAACTCTAGTAACGGAGCTGTTATCCTATGAACCATGGCAGCCCTATCTCCTGtggatgttgagatatttataACAGTTGTAAGACTGGTTTGCGAGTTCATCGTTATGGTTCAGATCTGATCTGTGAATTCCCCACAAAAGCAAATACAGTGGTAAAAATTGTATCAACTAACATGCCACTGCTTTCGTTTTTGACATTAGCTCACCAACCAAATGCACCCTGATTGCCTATTTAATTGTGGACACAGCTGAACTCTTTTGCATCTTAAttactgtgtgttcagtgttcacCACCTTGCTCTTTCATTGCTTATATTTTGATCTTGTCCTTTCTCTTCTGTGCCGCAGGTATGATCGACTGTCCGGGCACTCAGGACGGCAGCTCGTTGCGCTCTCTGATCGATAAGCCGCCAGTGTGCGGGAACTCCTTCAGCCCACTGACCGGCGCTCTGCTCACAGGCTTCAGACTACACACAGGACCGGTACTACCTGAATAAAACGCAGACACAAGTTTTTAAGTTGCATATGTTTTTTAGTGTGCTGACAATGTATCCTTCATTTCTTAATTATATTGTTTCCTTCAATACACtcatgcttgtttttatttttcccagCTCCCAGAACAGTACAGACTGATGCACATACAACctccaaagaagaagagcaaacacaagcacaaacaccaTCGACCGCAGGACCCCTTGCCGCAAGGTATGACATAAACGAAGCATACAGTATACACAAATGCAATGAATGTAAGGTGTTTTCGGGCCACTGACCTGCTTCTTTTTGGCATCACAGAAACTCCATCAGACTCTGAtcccaaaaagaagaagaaaaagagggacgACGATCCTGACcgcaagaaaaagaagaaagacaagaaaaagaagaaggtaAGAATCTCTCAAGACGTCTGTTATTATGGATCAACCATCCGTTTGATCCATGATATGCACAATTAAGTCTTTTCTGAGAATATATGGAGCCTTTGAACAAAAGGTTGCCGTTCTTGACTGGTGTTTTTTAATAGAACCAGGTGTGTAATTGCTGTTGGGGACAGGGGTGGGTCACATCCCCCCCGTTTCAGAAACATGGAAATTTGATTCTCTTTAGGTCCTTCCAAAAGCTGATAAAGAGCTCATGTGTTAAACATGCTCTAGAGTGTTTAAATGTGTAGGCTCTGTGAACTCGTCCTGCTTCATGGTGTCATTTTGCACACCCCCAGTAAATTGCAGTCTAACCCCGTACgtcactgctctgtctgtgtgtctctctccagaACCGGCACAGTCCCGACCACCCCGGCCTGGCAGGATCACAACCCAACAGCAACAGCCTCAGATAGACAGGAGCCCACTGTGTGCACgcctgtgtttgaatgtgtgtgtggctgtgcattTTGTAAGaggatgcgtgtgtgttttacagataATTGTATTATTGGGAGTATGTTTAATGAGGGGGAGGGTTGAATTAAATAATACAGATGGTCAtatgatgtgtgtgagtgtgaaaggAGCAGCGacacagtggatgtgtgtgcgaTACTGGAAAGAAATGTTACAGAGCAGTGTAAAAGGCAGAAAGCTGCTGATGAAGTGAGTGGTGTTTGAATGACCGAGCAGGCCCTGTATATATGTCCCTCTTTGATTTTGTTGTGATATCTTTTGACCATAACGACAATATCAAATAAACTTTGGTTATTATCTTTGCTTGTCTCCTCGTTAGACCTCCTGCTGGATTTAGATTATATGATCAGATACATGacaaacagctgatgctgaGACACTTTGTTGCTGTAAGAGATctgggtggatggatggcaAAGAAATGTCACTTTGACAATATGTTAaaattcatacatttatttgtttatcaaATGCACAAGCTGGATATACTGATTGAAGGCAGGAAAGAAAGGCATTCATTTAGCAAGATATACCAACACTTGAACCCCAAGGGCAAAGAGATTAGATAAGCCACTGTTTACTGCTTACAGTCTTAGAATACAGATAAagcaaatgattatttttgtttgagtGACCATCAGAGGTGTTGATTACACAAAAAATTCAAGCGGAAACTATTGCAAATATCAGTTACAAAGGCGTAAGGACAAGGAAGTCACATTAACTTGAATGCCATTTGGCAGCTTTAATTGAGGTCTGATGGCCACTGAGAGGTACAAAGAGGTCAGATAGTTGTTGCTCGAATTGCTCGTACGTTGGtttcaaacatgacaaaataccATACTGCTGCGACAAGAGGAAAGTAATGACCGTGCAAAACTCGCCAACACTTGATTGAAATGCCCTAACCAGTACTTGCACTAatcaacacaaagtacagcctcaAGCATGACAAGCTGAATCAACACCTGTGAcaatcaaaaaaaacaaaccttacGATCAGACTGGTCTGTGCTGCAGGACTAATCACTGTGTTGTAAGGCATTCTTGTTTCGCTCCTGTACGTTCTCCTGAGGAAAGGTGCTGCACTACTGACTATCTTACAGACGCTACACATGGCTTTGGTTTACAGGGAAAGACGTTTGGCATTAATCTTACATTCATTTCTACTGCAATAAAGCCAAGAGCGAGCAGCAAAGGCACAGAGTTGGTACAAAACAGCATCTGCTTCAAAGCGAGAGAGCAaagatttgaaatgaatgaaaatgaattagaAAGCTGGAAAGAAATGCATCAGACAATAAAGGAAACATCTACCGAAGCTGTCTTGACAATGAAATGGATTgagtcaacaaaaaaaaagaaatttataAATTACAGCTGATTCCATAAATCTACACGATACTGGTGCCTTTAGCAGAACAAACGCACACAATAGACACATTTTGTTGTCACTTTGGAAGAGTgtacatttttcagttttcatctgCAGCTATCTGAAacaaagggattttttttaatgtgactttAAGCGtccaagaaggaaaaaaaatcccattaaaaacagatttaaccACAGCCAgcgtctcctcctccatcagttAATGTCctgtaatatactgtacacaccCATACAAAGTAAAGCAAGCAGAATATgtaataaaatacaatacacaCCTCAGCTCTATTTACAAAAAACTACTTTGATGGAGGTTTGTTTGTGCCAAAATCAATGcatgactaaaaaaaaaaaaaaaagcaaaagcaggaaACACAGTAAATCATTGGAGCTTCATTTATAATTAGCTCACTCCAAAATGACATTAGCTGATACTGAAACAAATGCTTCCCTTTTTAATGCTACTGCAGCTAGAgtataaaaaaagacacttaaatacatattttatacaCACACTAGTTCATTTTTGTGCATAAAGCAGTACAAAGTGTTTCAtaacatagacacacactgtgtgtcagaATTTTTAAAAGTcagtcattttctttccttgtgAAATTTccctaaaaatgtttttcctacATATAAAAATTCCAAAAGTTCAAGGGCTGACTCTGCAATACCTTTTGAAGAACATGAAACGCACAAGGAGAAACTGTAGTGATTAAATCTGTCGGGTGTTTGACGATCAAAGTTTAATATTTCCTAATGTGAGAAAAGAAATCGATGGACAGATGTAGGAGATGGTTGCAGAGAGACAgtacaaaaacaggaaacagaggaggtaGATATGGTGTCTCTACAACCAGCCTATCCTTGCG is a genomic window containing:
- the med19a gene encoding mediator of RNA polymerase II transcription subunit 19-A, producing the protein MTEMFSTLFGQNEAQGPPGSSSLGFGPGKPPPPLPQNQVSMSGQMPPQLGDEGPALRKPGAMNEPFYLLRELPVGNELTGNTNLITHYNLEHAYNKFCGKKVKEKLSNFLPELPGMIDCPGTQDGSSLRSLIDKPPVCGNSFSPLTGALLTGFRLHTGPLPEQYRLMHIQPPKKKSKHKHKHHRPQDPLPQETPSDSDPKKKKKKRDDDPDRKKKKKDKKKKKNRHSPDHPGLAGSQPNSNSLR